A single window of Thalassomonas viridans DNA harbors:
- the lolD gene encoding lipoprotein-releasing ABC transporter ATP-binding protein LolD — translation MNKVLVCRQLKKSYQQGQIETKVLQGLDLEVEQGELLAVVGSSGCGKSTFLHLAGALDVPSAGEVFINDVNIHKLSDKERAAFRNRHIGFIYQFHHLMMEFSALENVAMPLLIRGDNAKSARVKAKEMLTKVGLGHRCEHRPGELSGGERQRVAIARALVTEPSLILADEPTGNLDFDTAEQIFQLLKELNASVNTSFVIVTHDLGLAARMDRQLKLDHGRLLPMDSSGISAGAHNEAAGQQEVNNV, via the coding sequence ATGAATAAGGTGTTAGTTTGCCGCCAGTTAAAAAAATCTTACCAGCAAGGCCAGATAGAAACTAAGGTCTTGCAGGGCCTGGACCTTGAGGTTGAGCAAGGCGAGCTATTGGCGGTTGTCGGCAGCTCGGGATGTGGTAAAAGTACCTTCTTGCATCTGGCCGGTGCGCTGGATGTGCCCAGTGCCGGCGAGGTGTTTATCAATGATGTCAATATCCATAAATTATCGGATAAGGAAAGGGCGGCTTTTCGCAACCGCCATATCGGTTTTATTTACCAGTTCCACCATTTGATGATGGAGTTTTCCGCATTGGAAAATGTCGCCATGCCTTTGTTGATCCGCGGCGACAATGCCAAAAGCGCCCGGGTTAAGGCGAAAGAGATGCTGACCAAAGTCGGTTTGGGTCACAGGTGTGAACACCGTCCGGGAGAGCTTTCCGGGGGGGAGCGCCAGCGGGTGGCTATTGCCCGGGCGCTGGTGACTGAGCCGTCCCTGATTTTAGCGGATGAACCTACGGGTAACCTCGACTTTGATACTGCAGAGCAAATTTTTCAGTTGCTGAAAGAATTAAATGCCAGCGTTAATACCAGTTTTGTTATTGTTACCCATGATCTGGGGCTGGCAGCCCGTATGGACCGCCAGCTGAAACTCGATCATGGCCGCTTGCTGCCTATGGATAGCTCAGGCATCAGTGCCGGAGCCCATAATGAAGCCGCCGGGCAGCAGGAAGTGAATAATGTTTAA